Part of the Tachypleus tridentatus isolate NWPU-2018 unplaced genomic scaffold, ASM421037v1 Hic_cluster_2, whole genome shotgun sequence genome is shown below.
ATTCAAGCCACTGTTGTTCATCATTACTCAAATTTATTTCCTTGGCAACATTTCAACAGCTGTTTGACACTGGATGATTACCATAACAGATGCTACTATTCAATATCACATCGGTAATTCTTTCTACTGTTTTTTGTACTTAGCAAAAGTCACAAgtacatattcagtatttattaccactgcatatattactctttcatatagctattgcAATTTTAAACAGGTAGTGGTAGTAAAGTTATTGATAATTAGCAATTTAGCAAAGTGTGCCACTGAGagaattatttgtgttgccttttctaacaaacacttgtacacagcaggttgttgaagaacaaacatattgttatgtaaacctatcaaagtaagcatgtgactgtgtatgtttatgttgcactaaactttgttgtatttttttaaaagaaacattattccatTCTGATGAGATTCCTTTGTTACTGTTcatcttttgttatataatagttCAAGCTGATGGAAGCTACTCATTAAATTTGTGATCATACAATCTTTGCCTTCACAATGGTCCTTTGAGAacaattttacagtttgtatgttacaggtgtataccagtaaatatgtttattttatcttgaatatgtgtcatttatttttaatatgtggtggatAAGTGGAACATAAAGCACAAGCAACAGTAAACTGTCAAAAATTATGTAACATTCAATTGAATTCACATGCACTTGTGAAGTTTAGAATGTATTCTctattaatgaatattaaaaaaaaacatcttaagtaacaatataattaaaactcattctagattgtcagaaaaataaagaaacaacatgaatcaaaatgCAGAGACTGTATTGTCAAGCCTATAGCCAAAGGctctaacaaagtaaataaatacagctgcaagtaatgtctgtattattttcttaagatTATTATAAATCTCTCTATTAACTCCATGCctacagtacttatcaattttagtggggacaaaatagtttgtttactttttaagagTCCCGAGTTGTCAGCTTGAaatgacaatttttatattttgattcaacttttctGATGATCCATACACCCCttcccaaattaataattttaataataaagttcacatacacatatattcCTGTATACAGATAAATTTCTCATTCCCACTGAATACCAAACACCATCACTGTGTCAAATAGTCTTCATTACCTACTGAACCTGTTTCTAAAGTTCACTGTTCTCAAAATTGGTTCttctttaaatctgaaatctTAAATGTTCACATAGCTCTAGTGTACACACCTACATactcaaattaattcataaataaatactcacaAGTAGTAACACCACAGACCAGGAAAATATGGTACACGGTACTTTCGTCTCTTCCAAAACGAAACACATGGTTCGTTTACCTGTTACAGTGTACATCACAGAAGCATTtagaaaaacacatcagtaaaaaactaagtaataaattttcataactcGTAAGAAACAAAGTTCAAACACATGCCcttagaaaaagaaccagaactgatgaaaaactactgtaatattccttctgaagttcaatttacattatttttgaaggggataataaaaccacaacttaGGCATTGGAACatctaacttgtttgtttgtttttttaaaaaagggataaaataaatgtaatgaactttaaattatttgctttgttttaaatttcacacaaagctacacgagggctatctgcactagttgtccctaatttagcagtatacaactagagggaaggcagctagtcatcaccacccactacaaacccttgggctactcttttacgaacaaataatgggattgaccatcacattataattacgAGTCgaagccttaaccacctggcagccAGGCGGGGACTTTAAATGAGAATATTTGAAACAAGCATAAAGttgacattttaaactttcaatttcaAACAATGTTCTACCAAGATCTTTTACATTTTTGATATTCACATGTATTTTTTATACTCTGCTGTCTTTTAAACTACATGTAATGCATttacactgaattatttttagaaaagtgTTTTATCACCCTTTTAAAATTGTACCTCTGAAGACCATTTACTCAAAATAACTGCATTTTTGAAGAAGAATAAGgcattttttaagtttaataattttaagaaagaattTATACAAAAGATACATcgcttgttaattttgtttgatagagttatttagttacagttttgttgtaaaaccAATACCAAACACTTTTAGTGTCATCATAAAACTTATAATCTGATAATCAACTACAACATTGCAAAATCATCATCAACAGATAGATCTAGACTTGTATAAAAACTGGACAAAAagtcagatgtttgttttgatgtttattataaattgataacTGCTGTTCTTACCctgtaataaagtttactttctttttctttactgttgatAATTTGGCTAAATATTCTGGCCTTGGATGTTCCtggtgatataaaaaaaacacacattatgaTCAAGAGTTCAGGTAAAACATCATATCTGTgtgttaagaaatttacatttttaaacatgtatttttgagAAACTTTCTCAAAAGAATAACTTTAGGGaacattcaaacattatttttataaatcaaagtttgaaaagatgttcAAAGGAAAATACTAGAGAGTAGCTGTAAATATcatactggaaacaaacaaacttgtcctgAGCACCCACTCAAGGCAGGAAAACAAGgtcattaaccctttcacatcAAGAAGGTCAAGCTGCatatgtcacaaccttttacagagttaaattcaaaatttaattaaactagtttattatcgatgtatacaagtaaactttgcatcacaatgtaattactgaatcaaattttaatagtatttaagttcttagattcttcctttttttataatttacttatcaCCTCTACaagaattgaataattttatgtaaattagttattataaagtagttattttacGGCTTTCTATCTTATTCGTTCATGATGTCATACACTAGGAAATTAGTCATTTAGCACGCACACAGCTTCTCTTTTACAAGCTGCCAATAGTTCTCTATGatgttgtatatccatagacttaccactatatCAGCAAGGGGCATTTAGTGTGGTAGTGCCattagtaaagaacaaaaaaagatgctggtaaacagtacattttatgtttttcatgaatattctttatttattactataaaagtaactaaaatgaaaaaacaagaaagttgttaggttagattagctaaaataatgaatagtaataagaaatattcttcatattgtttaatgtaattcaaaAGGGTAACATGAGCTGAAGgttcaccaagtgatttaaaacttgtgaagaaggactgtttgttttgaattttgcacaaagctactcgagagctatctgtgttagccgtccttaatttagcagtgtgagactagagggaaggcagctagtcatcaccacccaccgcaaactcttgggctactcttttaccaatggatagtgggattgaccatgacattagaatgcctccacggctgaaagggcgagcatgtttggcgtgatgggaatgcaaacccgcaaccctcaaaggAAGGATTAATAGTTAAACATGGttcaaaagtcaataaaactgtaaGATTAAGAAGAAACAGAAGATGTATATTGTCACAATTTGTTGTCATTTTAgcacaataaaaaagtaattaacaattatttcataatttttatggtggttatgaggatGTTTAGATTGGCTGATCATTTGAAAGTTACAGcttgtaaaataacagataaaataaacttttttactgACAGCAAACATCATCTGATATTTATGAAGGAGGTTTAAAGAACTacataagtgaaatttgaaaatttttaaatgaagtattttttaatcttaacatgaaaaatcactttgcaatcATAACAGTCAACACtgacaacatataattaaaatacttgtatgattactgtcAAATTTGTCATGACACAACTAGTACCTTCACAATCACAATAGGTATACTGCCATGGTTAAAAGTTCATGTCAAATACACAAGTCCATtgtgataaattaataactgaaataaaagtacACATTACCTCTAAGGTGTCAAAATTCGTTGCATCCCAATGGTGGGTGATTTTTGATGAGTATCTTTTCCACAATTCCATAAAGATAACggctgaaagtaaataaaaacaaagtgataaagtttATCATCACTAAAGACAAAAATCGCAACAGAATACAAATTACTCTTTAAACTTATATGGCTCATGATAAtttattcaactatttttgttcaccaaagtgttagtaataataaactttgtaaagtgttttcttttttccttgaaAAGTCCCAAATTACAGACAAGATATCTCAAAGTAATAACATGCTTTTGGAATTAATTTGAAGTGTTTGATGTGAGACTTCAGTAATAGAAGTTTAAAGTCTTGAATGTGTAGCAAATTTGATGTGCTTtatgttggtttgaaattaagACCATTTCAAGTATTGCAGGTTGGACGTTTTTATGTTGAagtaacccttttgctatgggcATCCATTACCACACATATCATGAGGATTTTCTTAGTGAGTTACTTTCCCAAAATTCAGGTCCTTtgtaaggtcagttttatgttactggatatgGTAGCATGAGCATACATGCACcttgtcattgtaacttctacaCTGTTATCCAGACACAgttgaaagatcaatataataaatttatatatgtacgtGGTGTGGACAAGAAAAGTGGCCTCCTCgaaaatactgttaatttgttatatattttatttgataatagaaaaatgtgttaaatgcACTTCACAAGATCTATtccaaaataatatcaaataaattaacattttcaagggagAGGCACTCTTTTGTCCTCCccttctatataaatgtataatgttatcaaatttaagctattttatatgagttatagtttgtagttattctagaatgaaaaaaggcattatttatattaatttcctaattgTTTATAGTGGTCAAATCTATCAAGCCCATACAgagtttcattagtaaaataacagacaaaacattatgtttttctttgtacaaaaatgtttgataattatctggaggttataaaaattttatatgtaaaatttgaacattttctgatgcacacaaacatttttaaccttaaaatcaaaattactatgcatgttAGATAGTCAACATGCTAAAAGAAAATAGGCATAAGAAAAGCGTAACttaaaaaagtcttaaaactaatttacaaaaaatttgatattttgtgtatgaaagctcTAACAGAGTCTGaagaagagaatattatttatataactttaacatgtaaatctatataatacttaccccagagtgacataaaaacagcaaaaaatacagCAGCACCATTGTCAAAAAGATGTGTAATTTTGACAAAAGTGCATGTCTGTCCTAGCTGTTCATATTTACATCCTTTTATGTCACACCGAGGACATAAAATTACGTCATTGTGGTTCTCACAGACGtccttgctgtaaaaaaaaaaaaatgcaattttgttttaaatttatagaataaacacagtacagttgaacatttaaatcaatcataatatacaactatcaatttcaatgataatgccacataaactaactaattaattgaaattatgtttaaatcaatttgtcacaaaattattgaaaatatttttaggtaCATTAATGGTTAAAACATATCAACCAATAAAATTAATGGTTCCAATTATTACTCTTTGCAATTATTCCAGCTACAAATGTCTTgtgcaaaataattaattagttaaacaCTGATTAATTAGTCCAgtgattaattacttaacacattCCATCAATTACATATCTCTAAATAACTGATTTATTTgaggtataatttagaaaatgatcaaacatgagttataaaataataaactgtttgataactcttttaacttttttctccCCTAATTCATACCTGTGAGCATCACCCACCAAGGTGAAGAACCCATAGATGAAACACAGCACTCCTACTGCTGAAGCTGGGATCAGCATACAGGTATAAAATCCCAGCCAAGCAAAGTAGAGGccaattttcactccaaaatattccctgaaaaaattgaaaggaacaaacaataaagtgattcttatcaaacaaaatatagtggaTACAATAACTAATGAGGAACTCCAAAAAATCAATCCataagaaccttttttttttttttttaaagatttgtcTCAATTTTAAACTCTGATTAGTATGagagcaaagtgattttcatgctaaaattaataatatgtttatatctttaatattacagtttccaaatttcatttgcatagctTCTAAAATCTTCTAATtgaatatcaagttatttttggaaaatatttatatgtcatGCATTAGTGTCTCTACCTTCACATTACATGAGCTCAGGccatttgtttaaccttgtaaccacaccaaaaaaaatatgaaaaaaattttcCTTTCTAAAATCCCTGCAGAGCACAATAAAAGCTTATCATTGTTTATCCTGACTATCTTCAGGCTtgtatcagtt
Proteins encoded:
- the LOC143242148 gene encoding anoctamin-4-like, with amino-acid sequence MPYVFILCFSPIFSGITKLIKDRVSEAAFPLHEGECHSSDDKAPRKWLLNNWASFSTIFKKQPLDDIKEYFGVKIGLYFAWLGFYTCMLIPASAVGVLCFIYGFFTLVGDAHSKDVCENHNDVILCPRCDIKGCKYEQLGQTCTFVKITHLFDNGAAVFFAVFMSLWAVIFMELWKRYSSKITHHWDATNFDTLEEHPRPEYLAKLSTVKKKKVNFITG